The stretch of DNA TCTTGCTGTCCCTCTTCTTTTTTATAAAACCATTCCGGCACTTTCTCTTCCCGGGACGGTTTCTTCTTTGTTTTGGTAGAGGTGTTCTTTCCGTCATTCAGCCATTTCATGTATTGGTCATGCTCTTTGCGCGATAGTTCCATCGCTTCTTTCGCAGTCTTCACCTTTTTCCCTTGCCAATGGGCAGCAATCTGCTCCGCAAAGTTATTCGTTATCTTCATATCATTCCGCAGAAGGATATACTGCATCAGGACATTGACGACTCCGACAGGCAAGCCATGCGTATTGATGAGCCGTTCTGCCAATTGGACATTCACCGCCAATGGCTCTTTTCCGACGATATGCCGCAGCATGTCCACCGGAGCTGTATTTTCCAGATAATAAATCAAATCATCTTCCCTGGAAGCCGAATCATTTTGAGGCTTCGGTTCCGGGGAAGCAAATGTTTTTTGAAGTGCAGGAGCCGCTTTTGAGACATTCATCTTATAAAAATCGGCAGCTGCCCGACGAAGCCGGTCTTCTGGCAATTGCAGCTTATCATCCAAAGCCATCATGACCACTTTCTGCATATCGATCGGGGTGAGCGAATACAGGAACGCCAATTTGGAGATCAGGTCACGCGACACGAGAGACAGCGCCGATTGCGGCACCATCTGTTCAGACAGACCTGCACGGAGCAGATCGAAATCGAAGTCATATTGCCCGAATGGCACGCCCGTTGGCTCCACTCTTCCTTTGAACTGGCTTCCTTCGCTTGCGCTGACGGACTGCCCGAACTGGGAAGGTGTGTAGACATCCAAAAACGTCCTGGACACTTCTTCAAACCCTTCTCCGTTTTGGAGGTCGTCCAGGAACCGATTGCGCAAGTTGCGATAAGCCTGTTCGCCGATTTTGCTGAACAGGAACGTCGATAATAAAGGATCCGAAAAAAAAGAACGGGCATCGAGCGGAGGGAGCAGTTCATAGAGAAAAGTCCTTCCCTCGTCCCCATCTTTCCGGAATGTCCGCAACAATCCGATTGCTTCCAATGAAATTCTCGCTTCGAAAATGGATCCTAACGGCTTCGTCAAAAAGTTCATTAGACGATAATGGGTATACCCTTGTCCATCATCACGTTCTGCGTCGGCCCAAAACAATAGAAACAGGCTCATCGCATCCGAGCCGATCAAAGGCTGGTAAAACAAGGTGAGGAGTTGCCGGTCGTAATCTGAAAAAGGATGCGAACATTTAATGGTGTACGTATCAATCGGTTGCAATTCTTTGTATAGCATCATGGCCAGGGGACCCCCTTCTCCTCCTCTATGTTATTGCTCTTCTGATCGTGTTTGCAGATTTTTCAATTCCTCGATGAACACCGAGATGTCCTTATATTGCCGATATACGGAGGCGAAGCGGACATAGGCCACTTCGTCCACATCCGCCAGGCGCTCCATGACCATCTCTCCGACATCTTCCGAAGGAATTTCGGAAATGCCGGTACTTCTGAGCTCTTTTTCAATGGAGAATACGATTTTCTCTAATTCCTCCAATGGCACAGACCTTTTTTCACAAGCCCGGATCAATCCTCGGAGCACTTTCTTTCCGCTGAACTCTTCACGGGAGCCATCTTTTTTCACTATAACGAGTGGCGTCTCTTCCACTTTTTCAAATGTAGTAAACCGGAAAGCACAGCTTTCACATTCCCTGCGGCGACGAATCGAACGATTCTCTTCCGCAGGCCTGGAATCGACGACCCGGGTGCCGTTGTATTGGCAGGCTGGACATTTCATAGTAGTTTTCCTCCGCTTTGTAATGGGCTTTGTGTCCATTATAACAGAATTCGACAATGAATCATCCCTCGGCATGGATGAATCTCCTCATGCCCTGACCAACGGAAAATAAAAAACGCCCCTTGTCGTCGGATCGCGCCAACTCAAGGGACGTTTTGTGCAGGAAGATTACGCTTCTGCTTTCACTTTTAGTTCGTTCGCCACTTTTTTCGCTAAATCGACAACGCGAGCGGAGTAGCCCCATTCATTATCATACCAAGCAAGAACTTTCACTTTCCGATCTCCCATGACAATCGTGGAAAGACCATCGATAGTGGCAGATTCCGTCGTTGTGTTGAAGTCGATCGACACAAGCGGTTCTGTTGTGAAACGAAGAATGCCTGCCAATGGGCCAGCTTCCGCTTTCTTGAATGCATCGTTGACCATGTCAACTGTGACATCCTGTTCCAGATCGACCACCAAGTCAACAAGGGAGACGTTCGGTGTTGGAACACGCAACGCCATACCATGGATCTTGCCTTCCAATTCAGGAAGGACAAGGGACAATGCTTTCGCAGCACCTGTCGAAGTCGGAATGATCGACTGAGCACAAGCACGGGCCCGGCGAAGATCCTTATGCGGGTTATCCAAGTTCTTCTGGTCATTCGTGTACGCATGGACAGTTGTCATCAAGCCGTTCACAATGCCAAATGTGTCGTTCAATACTTTGACGACCGGCGCAAGGCAGTTTGTTGTGCAGCTGGCATTGGAAATGACGTCATGCTTTTCAATATCTAGTTTGTCATCGTTGACACCCATGACAATCGTAACGTCTTCATTTTTACCAGGGGCTGATAGAATCACTTTTTTCGCGCCTGCTTCCAGGTGCATCGCCGCTTTATCGCGTGCATTGAAGACACCTGTCGCTTCTATTACGATGTCAATTCCGAGTTCTTTCCAAGGCAATTTCAA from Bacillus sp. OxB-1 encodes:
- a CDS encoding replication initiation and membrane attachment family protein produces the protein MMLYKELQPIDTYTIKCSHPFSDYDRQLLTLFYQPLIGSDAMSLFLLFWADAERDDGQGYTHYRLMNFLTKPLGSIFEARISLEAIGLLRTFRKDGDEGRTFLYELLPPLDARSFFSDPLLSTFLFSKIGEQAYRNLRNRFLDDLQNGEGFEEVSRTFLDVYTPSQFGQSVSASEGSQFKGRVEPTGVPFGQYDFDFDLLRAGLSEQMVPQSALSLVSRDLISKLAFLYSLTPIDMQKVVMMALDDKLQLPEDRLRRAAADFYKMNVSKAAPALQKTFASPEPKPQNDSASREDDLIYYLENTAPVDMLRHIVGKEPLAVNVQLAERLINTHGLPVGVVNVLMQYILLRNDMKITNNFAEQIAAHWQGKKVKTAKEAMELSRKEHDQYMKWLNDGKNTSTKTKKKPSREEKVPEWFYKKEEGQQEKPAPTNPDLDAERRRLLEELGVTEKGVN
- the nrdR gene encoding transcriptional regulator NrdR, yielding MKCPACQYNGTRVVDSRPAEENRSIRRRRECESCAFRFTTFEKVEETPLVIVKKDGSREEFSGKKVLRGLIRACEKRSVPLEELEKIVFSIEKELRSTGISEIPSEDVGEMVMERLADVDEVAYVRFASVYRQYKDISVFIEELKNLQTRSEEQ
- a CDS encoding glyceraldehyde-3-phosphate dehydrogenase, translating into MTTSIAINGFGRIGRMVFRQMIMEESFSKIVVNASYPPETLAHLIKYDTTHGIFDGDVRVEDGDIVVNGKHVTLLSERDPLKLPWKELGIDIVIEATGVFNARDKAAMHLEAGAKKVILSAPGKNEDVTIVMGVNDDKLDIEKHDVISNASCTTNCLAPVVKVLNDTFGIVNGLMTTVHAYTNDQKNLDNPHKDLRRARACAQSIIPTSTGAAKALSLVLPELEGKIHGMALRVPTPNVSLVDLVVDLEQDVTVDMVNDAFKKAEAGPLAGILRFTTEPLVSIDFNTTTESATIDGLSTIVMGDRKVKVLAWYDNEWGYSARVVDLAKKVANELKVKAEA